In the Leptolyngbya sp. SIO1E4 genome, one interval contains:
- a CDS encoding response regulator, whose amino-acid sequence MFCPSGDTPLGNILILEPEGESQTSLAPSLAVQGYAVYTLDTASDAWELITEMRPDLILLDVKLADLSGFDMCRQLKQSVQTRRIPVLFLGEGYRKADRLQAFKVGGADFIPKPYWVEEVIARVQLHVSQGRVQRRVQHHTRRALSERGNLPLLATLQRTLHQQAVNLQEQNAQLQQEVQERQQMEQALRQEQQKSEQLLLNILPEAIVEQLKQFQGSLATRFDEATVLFADIVNFTPIAAKVSPLELVNLLNQIFSAFDRLAEKYQLEKIKTIGDAYMVVGGVPIPRADHTAAVADMALAMQTVIQQFEGQLGEPLQLRIGINTGTVVAGVIGIKKFSYDLWGDTVNVASRMEAQGVPGKIQVTEATYKRLQEAFVFEPADKVCVKGKGLMATYHLLGRR is encoded by the coding sequence ATGTTCTGTCCCTCAGGGGATACCCCACTTGGCAACATTCTTATTTTGGAGCCAGAGGGTGAGAGTCAAACCTCGCTAGCGCCGTCTCTCGCTGTCCAGGGTTATGCTGTCTACACCTTAGATACTGCCAGCGATGCCTGGGAGCTAATCACAGAAATGCGGCCAGATTTGATTTTGCTGGATGTCAAACTGGCTGACCTGAGTGGGTTTGACATGTGCCGCCAGCTCAAACAATCTGTGCAAACCCGCCGCATTCCAGTCCTGTTTCTCGGGGAAGGATACCGCAAGGCCGATCGCCTCCAGGCCTTTAAAGTGGGTGGGGCTGACTTTATCCCTAAACCCTATTGGGTGGAAGAGGTGATTGCTAGAGTGCAGTTGCATGTCTCCCAAGGGCGAGTTCAGCGACGGGTGCAGCACCATACCCGCCGCGCTTTATCTGAGCGCGGGAATCTGCCGCTTTTAGCAACGCTACAGCGCACCTTGCACCAGCAAGCGGTTAACTTGCAAGAACAAAATGCCCAGCTCCAGCAAGAAGTCCAAGAACGACAGCAGATGGAGCAGGCGCTGCGGCAAGAGCAGCAAAAATCAGAGCAGCTATTGCTCAACATTTTGCCTGAGGCGATCGTTGAGCAGCTCAAACAGTTTCAGGGATCTCTGGCAACGCGGTTTGATGAGGCGACGGTGTTGTTTGCTGACATCGTTAACTTCACGCCTATTGCAGCTAAGGTCAGCCCCTTAGAGTTAGTCAATCTGCTGAATCAAATCTTCTCTGCCTTTGACCGGCTCGCCGAAAAATATCAGCTCGAAAAGATTAAAACGATTGGAGACGCCTACATGGTCGTCGGGGGGGTGCCAATTCCGCGGGCCGATCACACCGCCGCTGTTGCCGATATGGCGCTGGCAATGCAAACCGTCATCCAACAGTTTGAAGGCCAGCTAGGCGAGCCGTTACAGCTTCGCATTGGCATCAACACCGGTACCGTGGTTGCAGGGGTGATTGGCATCAAAAAATTTAGCTACGACTTGTGGGGGGATACGGTGAATGTTGCCAGCCGCATGGAAGCCCAGGGCGTGCCTGGCAAGATACAGGTGACCGAAGCAACCTACAAACGCCTACAGGAAGCGTTTGTCTTTGAACCTGCTGACAAAGTCTGTGTTAAAGGGAAAGGTCTGATGGCGACTTATCATCTTCTGGGACGCCGGTAA
- a CDS encoding glycine--tRNA ligase subunit beta — protein MATFLLEVGTEELPASFVEEALAQWRDRIPTDLEAAFLTPATIDYYGTPRRLALLLTDLPERQPDREEEAKGPPAQAAFKDGKPTKAAAGFARSKGVAVEDLEVRETDKGAFVFVQHKIPGRPAAELLQAWVPQWILGLEGKRFMRWGDGDLKFPRPIRWLVTLLDDQLIPLTLENGSEQCHSDRQSQGHRVLYPNSVTLAQASDYATVLRDAFVEVDVERRQVEIRTQVEKAAQSVSGQAKIGDDLLSEVANLVEWPTAVVGQFESAFLELPAEVAVMEMESHQRYFPVLDSTDPKTLLPYFVTVSNGDPQKSALIAEGNGRVIRARLSDGKFFFDADRAVPFETFITKLEAVTFEERLGSMSAKVNRIATITDRIATQLVLSEPDRQHLQRAAHLCKADLVTQMVGEFPELQGVMGEKYARHSGEPDAVAIALSEHYLPRGAGDILPQTLIGQALGLADRLDTLVSIFSLGMLPSGSSDPFALRRAANAIITITWDADLPINLHTLLDQIVDDFVDNPNLSVEGAEPLRSQLQDFFLQRVQTLLQDDFFIDYDLVNAVLGENDPAYTERALTHLLDVRDRATFLQKIRQEGTLNHIYETVNRAARLAAQGELGTTLLDATAVVNPAHFQQASETAFFEALQALLPKTEAAQRDRNYQILVTGLEATAPVVSRFFDGPDSVLVMDKDPIVKQNRLNLLGLLRNHARVLADFGAIVKG, from the coding sequence ATGGCGACATTTTTACTCGAAGTAGGCACCGAAGAACTGCCTGCCAGTTTTGTAGAGGAAGCATTGGCTCAGTGGCGCGATCGCATCCCCACTGATCTCGAAGCGGCTTTTCTGACGCCCGCAACCATTGACTATTACGGGACCCCTCGACGATTGGCCCTGCTCCTAACTGATTTGCCTGAGCGGCAGCCCGATCGGGAAGAAGAAGCCAAGGGGCCCCCTGCCCAAGCGGCCTTTAAAGACGGAAAACCGACTAAAGCTGCTGCGGGCTTTGCTCGTTCTAAAGGGGTCGCAGTCGAAGATTTAGAAGTTCGCGAAACCGATAAGGGTGCCTTTGTGTTTGTTCAGCACAAGATTCCGGGGCGCCCGGCTGCCGAGCTATTGCAAGCATGGGTGCCTCAGTGGATCTTAGGGCTAGAGGGCAAACGGTTTATGCGTTGGGGAGACGGCGATCTCAAATTTCCCCGCCCTATTCGCTGGTTGGTGACACTACTGGATGACCAACTCATTCCCCTAACCCTGGAGAATGGTTCAGAACAGTGCCACAGCGATCGCCAATCCCAGGGGCATCGAGTGCTTTACCCTAACTCGGTTACCCTGGCCCAAGCCAGCGACTATGCCACGGTGCTGCGGGACGCTTTTGTGGAAGTAGATGTTGAGCGTCGCCAGGTAGAGATCCGCACGCAGGTGGAAAAAGCAGCCCAGTCAGTCAGCGGTCAGGCCAAAATTGGTGATGACCTCCTGAGCGAAGTGGCCAATTTGGTCGAGTGGCCAACGGCCGTGGTGGGGCAATTTGAGTCAGCCTTTCTAGAATTGCCAGCAGAAGTCGCCGTTATGGAGATGGAAAGCCACCAGCGGTATTTCCCTGTTCTTGACTCGACAGATCCGAAGACGCTACTGCCCTACTTTGTCACGGTTTCCAATGGGGATCCTCAAAAATCGGCGCTCATTGCCGAAGGGAATGGTCGGGTAATTCGGGCACGGTTGTCGGACGGTAAGTTCTTTTTCGATGCCGATCGAGCGGTGCCGTTTGAAACTTTTATCACCAAACTGGAAGCCGTTACCTTTGAAGAACGGCTGGGCTCAATGAGTGCAAAGGTGAATCGAATTGCCACGATTACCGACCGGATTGCTACCCAACTTGTCCTCTCTGAGCCTGATCGTCAACACCTGCAACGGGCTGCCCATCTCTGTAAGGCTGACCTGGTTACCCAAATGGTGGGCGAGTTTCCAGAGCTGCAGGGGGTGATGGGTGAAAAATATGCCCGTCACAGTGGCGAGCCAGACGCGGTCGCAATTGCCCTTTCAGAGCATTACTTACCCCGAGGTGCAGGGGATATTCTGCCCCAAACTCTGATTGGCCAAGCATTAGGCCTGGCTGATCGACTCGATACCCTGGTCAGCATTTTCAGTCTTGGGATGCTACCTTCGGGATCATCAGATCCCTTTGCCCTGCGTCGGGCAGCCAATGCCATTATTACCATCACCTGGGACGCTGATCTGCCTATCAATCTGCACACCCTGCTCGACCAAATTGTGGATGACTTTGTCGATAATCCCAATTTGTCTGTAGAGGGGGCTGAGCCGTTGCGATCGCAGCTGCAAGATTTCTTTCTGCAGCGGGTACAAACCTTACTGCAAGACGACTTCTTCATTGACTACGACCTGGTGAATGCTGTGTTAGGCGAGAATGACCCAGCGTATACTGAACGAGCGCTGACCCACCTATTAGACGTGCGCGATCGCGCCACCTTCTTACAAAAGATTCGTCAAGAGGGTACCTTGAATCACATTTATGAGACGGTGAATCGTGCCGCTCGGTTGGCCGCTCAAGGGGAATTAGGCACAACCCTGTTAGACGCAACCGCCGTTGTGAACCCTGCACACTTTCAGCAAGCCTCTGAAACCGCTTTCTTTGAGGCCCTGCAGGCGCTGTTGCCTAAAACCGAAGCGGCTCAGCGCGATCGCAACTACCAAATATTGGTCACTGGGCTAGAAGCCACTGCCCCGGTAGTGAGCCGATTTTTCGACGGCCCTGACAGCGTTTTGGTGATGGATAAAGACCCCATTGTGAAGCAAAATCGATTGAACTTGTTGGGGCTCTTACGCAACCATGCACGAGTGCTCGCCGACTTTGGCGCGATCGTCAAAGGCTAG
- a CDS encoding glycosyltransferase — protein sequence MSEILQLTSVPHGHLQISPSEFLGGEDNSLEISQQAVPEISLSVVIPTYNERGSLELLLKQLTETLDTVLLGQYELILVDDDSPDLTWQLAASLTHAYPQLRVMRRQREKGLSTAVIRGWQVARGHILGVIDADLQHPPEKLLDLFQQIDSGADLAVASRHVEGGGVSQWSFLRRFLSRGAQMLGLMILPDVVGRVTDPMSGYFLVKRTAIAGVHLNPKGYKILLEVIGRSKVTQIAEVGYVFQERAEGESKVSWQHYFDYIHHLLRLRSRGRIGDFYRKLPISRLIRFGVVGFSGVFIDMAILYLLHTGVGLPLTRSKILSAEVAIVNNFLLNDAWTFADMSRAQKGWKQRLRRFLKFNLICLSGLVLNVIILNLVYNVVFGQRWAYLANLVAIATVTAWNFWMSLKLGWRVTKVSKS from the coding sequence ATGTCAGAAATTCTCCAGCTTACATCAGTGCCCCACGGTCATCTCCAAATTTCTCCCTCAGAATTTCTTGGTGGAGAGGATAACAGCTTGGAGATCTCCCAACAGGCTGTACCAGAGATTTCACTATCTGTTGTGATTCCAACGTATAACGAAAGGGGAAGTTTAGAGCTGTTGTTAAAACAGCTAACTGAGACGCTGGATACTGTTTTGTTAGGGCAGTATGAGCTGATTTTGGTAGATGATGATAGCCCCGATCTGACTTGGCAATTGGCAGCTAGCTTGACCCATGCTTATCCGCAGCTGCGGGTGATGCGTCGTCAACGAGAAAAGGGGCTATCGACAGCAGTTATCCGAGGCTGGCAGGTTGCTCGAGGTCACATACTGGGTGTCATTGATGCGGATTTACAGCATCCACCTGAAAAGCTTTTAGATCTTTTTCAGCAGATTGATTCTGGTGCAGATTTAGCCGTTGCCAGCCGTCATGTGGAAGGCGGGGGGGTGAGCCAATGGAGTTTTTTGAGGCGGTTTCTTTCCAGAGGCGCGCAGATGTTAGGACTGATGATTTTGCCGGACGTTGTGGGCAGAGTTACAGACCCCATGAGCGGCTACTTTTTAGTCAAACGAACAGCGATCGCGGGGGTTCATCTCAATCCTAAGGGGTATAAGATTTTACTAGAAGTGATTGGCCGTAGTAAGGTCACCCAAATTGCTGAAGTGGGCTATGTTTTTCAAGAACGGGCTGAAGGGGAAAGTAAAGTTAGCTGGCAACACTATTTTGACTATATCCATCATCTGTTAAGGTTGCGCTCCCGAGGTCGTATTGGTGACTTTTATAGAAAGCTGCCTATTAGTCGCCTGATAAGATTTGGGGTGGTCGGTTTTAGTGGCGTATTCATCGATATGGCAATCCTCTATCTCCTGCATACAGGCGTAGGGCTGCCGTTAACCCGCAGCAAGATTTTGTCGGCTGAAGTTGCGATTGTCAACAACTTTTTGCTGAATGATGCCTGGACCTTTGCAGATATGTCTCGGGCTCAGAAAGGTTGGAAGCAAAGACTGAGACGATTCCTAAAATTTAATCTGATCTGTCTTTCAGGTTTGGTGCTGAATGTCATTATTTTGAACCTTGTTTACAACGTTGTATTTGGGCAGCGATGGGCTTACCTGGCCAATCTCGTTGCGATCGCAACCGTCACCGCCTGGAATTTTTGGATGAGCCTGAAGTTGGGATGGAGAGTCACCAAAGTCAGTAAGTCTTAG
- a CDS encoding UDP-N-acetylmuramoyl-L-alanine--D-glutamate ligase: MNSYAHVIGLGKSGVAAALLLAEEGWQVVLSDRTAEPLLSEFVPKLQAKGVTLQLGHRFKADDIADLIVVSPGVPWDLPALIEAREQGKEVIGEAELAWRSLRDRPWVGITGTNGKTTTTALTSAIFQTAGLRAPACGNIGYAACDLALETDIPDWVIAELSSYQIEAASTLMPKIGLWTTFTADHLARHKTLHNYFCIKASLLQQSEQTVFNGDDPYLRANVPHLFPDAHWTSVKGRQAIAPLEPLVYLENGWVMAKGTPIVEAKALRMVGAHNQQNLLLAVAAAHLAGIEAAAIAQGVVEFPGVPHRLESVGIWQGIHYINDSKATNYDAAEVGLQAVNGPTVLIAGGEAKTGDDTGWLNAIKRKAVYVLLIGDAAPAFAQRLDANGYTPHEIVETLEYAVKRSIELASNLGATTVLLSPACASFDQYPNFEARGDHFRQLCRTLFG; encoded by the coding sequence TTGAATTCTTATGCTCATGTCATCGGCCTTGGCAAATCAGGGGTTGCAGCTGCTCTGCTATTGGCAGAAGAGGGGTGGCAGGTGGTGCTCAGCGATCGCACCGCTGAGCCTTTACTGTCTGAGTTTGTTCCAAAGCTTCAGGCTAAGGGCGTTACCCTGCAGCTAGGTCATCGTTTTAAGGCCGACGATATCGCTGACTTGATTGTCGTTAGCCCAGGGGTTCCCTGGGATTTACCGGCCCTGATCGAGGCTCGAGAGCAGGGTAAAGAAGTGATTGGTGAGGCAGAATTAGCCTGGCGCAGCCTCCGCGATCGTCCCTGGGTGGGCATCACCGGCACCAATGGTAAAACCACCACGACGGCGCTCACCTCAGCCATCTTTCAAACGGCCGGGTTGCGAGCACCGGCCTGTGGCAATATTGGCTACGCGGCCTGTGACCTGGCGTTGGAGACTGATATCCCCGATTGGGTTATTGCCGAACTCAGCAGTTACCAAATTGAAGCTGCCTCTACCCTGATGCCTAAGATTGGCTTGTGGACGACGTTCACAGCCGATCATCTAGCGCGCCATAAAACTCTGCACAACTATTTCTGCATTAAGGCAAGCCTCCTGCAGCAGTCTGAACAAACCGTGTTTAATGGCGATGACCCCTACCTCCGGGCCAATGTGCCTCACCTGTTTCCCGACGCCCATTGGACAAGCGTAAAGGGGCGGCAGGCGATCGCCCCCCTAGAGCCCCTGGTGTATCTCGAAAATGGCTGGGTGATGGCTAAAGGGACCCCCATTGTTGAAGCGAAGGCCCTACGAATGGTCGGAGCTCACAATCAACAAAACTTGCTCCTGGCCGTAGCGGCTGCTCACCTGGCTGGAATTGAGGCTGCCGCGATCGCCCAGGGTGTGGTCGAGTTCCCCGGTGTGCCCCATCGCTTAGAGTCGGTCGGAATCTGGCAAGGCATTCATTACATTAATGACAGCAAAGCCACCAACTACGATGCAGCGGAAGTTGGGCTACAGGCGGTCAACGGCCCCACAGTGCTAATTGCAGGGGGAGAAGCCAAAACCGGTGACGATACCGGCTGGCTTAATGCAATTAAGCGTAAGGCCGTGTATGTGCTGCTGATTGGTGACGCTGCCCCTGCCTTTGCCCAACGGCTGGATGCCAACGGCTACACCCCCCATGAAATCGTCGAAACTCTGGAATATGCGGTTAAACGCAGTATTGAGCTGGCTTCTAACCTGGGTGCAACAACCGTGCTGTTGTCCCCGGCCTGCGCTAGCTTCGACCAATACCCAAATTTTGAGGCTCGCGGCGACCATTTTCGACAGCTGTGTCGAACCTTGTTTGGATAG
- a CDS encoding response regulator, with translation MSRESQRPSLNNWVKRGLGSWFSRWSLGQKMLIGHGVAFAVTMTGIVIGLGVSRETMQRAHMLEAEATEDTEDVNKLKSSLLSLLLYKDSILQQLENPTEVNIVELQAELDLFVTGYGKFQNTWQDFRASAEFDEGSTHLGVTAAEQEIAARILVHHEAAVNDYQHQVNALLQQINPATVKPEQLALIRIELLALRQSAFITELSDLLTKATALALATAEAQERAEALHQEAMVSQLRIVVLSTVISGAIAFLLVNIFTRWTLLSLQDVTQTAQKSIQEATFDLHVPVKSHDEVGVLAQTFNDYMQFVKQLLTQSEQLLHQTQQQAADLAQAKEEADAANRAKSEFLAHMSHELRTPLNAILGFAQQIQIDTQLSSDHHQSISIINHSGEHLLQLINDILEISKIESGQIRLQKQTVNLDSLISNWENMFRLKAESKGLALTVHRSPELPQWIQADEGKLGQILINLLGNAIKFTQAGQVHLQVQVLQPTAISLKLLQPNQRWLTFEVSDTGPGIAEADIKTLFSTFSQAQEGLRSQAGSGLGLAISSRLVKLMGGDIQVRSQLHQGSTFTVTIPVLPITPTVKAEAPDLNQSAIARLPGQPPYRILVVDDVAVNRLMLTKIFSTPGFAIQEANNGQEAIEIWQNWHPDIILMDMRMPVMDGYDATRWIKQQSKSQKTIVIAITASAFEEERQAILNVGCDDFIRKPFRREELVARVVQHLAG, from the coding sequence ATGAGCAGAGAATCTCAGCGTCCCTCCTTAAACAACTGGGTTAAAAGGGGTCTCGGTAGCTGGTTTAGCCGCTGGTCACTGGGTCAGAAAATGCTCATTGGGCATGGGGTCGCCTTTGCCGTTACGATGACTGGCATCGTCATCGGGTTAGGGGTCTCTAGGGAGACGATGCAAAGAGCTCATATGCTTGAAGCAGAGGCAACAGAGGATACAGAAGACGTCAACAAATTAAAAAGTAGCCTCCTGAGTCTTTTACTCTACAAAGACTCCATCTTGCAGCAGCTAGAAAATCCTACCGAGGTCAACATTGTTGAGCTGCAGGCGGAACTCGATCTTTTTGTTACAGGCTACGGGAAGTTCCAGAATACGTGGCAGGACTTTAGAGCCTCTGCTGAGTTTGATGAAGGGAGTACACACCTGGGCGTCACGGCAGCCGAACAAGAGATTGCGGCAAGGATTTTGGTTCACCACGAGGCTGCCGTTAATGATTACCAACACCAGGTTAACGCCTTGCTGCAGCAAATTAATCCGGCGACGGTCAAACCAGAGCAGTTAGCGCTCATCAGGATAGAACTCTTAGCCCTCAGACAGAGTGCTTTCATTACAGAGTTGAGTGATTTGCTCACGAAGGCAACGGCGCTGGCGCTAGCAACAGCAGAAGCGCAAGAAAGGGCAGAAGCCCTACATCAAGAAGCTATGGTTAGCCAGTTGCGAATTGTTGTGCTGAGTACTGTCATATCTGGTGCGATCGCCTTCTTGTTGGTGAATATCTTCACTCGCTGGACGCTTCTGTCTCTACAAGACGTCACTCAGACAGCCCAGAAGTCTATCCAAGAGGCCACCTTTGACCTACATGTACCAGTCAAAAGCCACGACGAGGTTGGGGTACTTGCCCAAACCTTTAACGACTATATGCAGTTTGTTAAGCAGCTTCTGACTCAATCTGAACAGTTGCTGCACCAGACCCAGCAGCAAGCCGCGGATTTGGCACAAGCTAAAGAAGAAGCTGATGCCGCTAATCGAGCGAAGAGTGAATTTTTGGCCCACATGAGCCACGAATTGCGAACTCCCCTCAATGCCATTCTCGGGTTCGCACAGCAAATTCAGATCGATACTCAGCTCTCTAGCGACCATCACCAGTCAATCAGCATTATTAACCACAGCGGCGAGCATTTGCTGCAATTAATCAACGACATTCTAGAAATCTCTAAGATCGAATCGGGACAAATCCGCCTCCAAAAGCAAACCGTCAATTTGGATAGCCTGATCAGTAATTGGGAAAATATGTTTAGGCTCAAGGCCGAATCTAAGGGGCTGGCGCTAACGGTTCATCGTTCTCCAGAACTGCCCCAGTGGATTCAGGCCGATGAGGGCAAGTTGGGCCAAATCTTAATTAACTTGCTGGGCAATGCCATTAAGTTTACCCAGGCAGGGCAGGTTCATTTGCAGGTTCAGGTTCTTCAACCGACGGCGATCTCCCTAAAGCTCCTCCAGCCTAATCAGCGTTGGCTCACGTTTGAGGTGTCTGATACAGGCCCCGGTATTGCCGAGGCAGACATCAAAACTTTATTTTCCACCTTTAGCCAAGCCCAGGAAGGTCTGCGATCGCAAGCAGGAAGTGGGCTCGGGTTAGCCATTAGCAGCCGCCTCGTCAAGCTCATGGGAGGAGACATCCAGGTTCGTAGCCAACTTCATCAGGGATCAACCTTTACGGTAACAATTCCGGTTTTACCGATCACCCCTACGGTTAAAGCTGAGGCTCCGGATCTCAATCAAAGCGCGATCGCACGGCTCCCTGGGCAACCCCCTTACCGAATCTTAGTGGTGGATGATGTTGCCGTTAACCGTCTTATGCTCACCAAAATCTTTTCTACCCCAGGCTTTGCCATCCAGGAAGCCAACAATGGGCAAGAAGCGATTGAGATATGGCAAAACTGGCACCCAGACATAATTTTGATGGATATGCGGATGCCGGTGATGGATGGCTATGACGCTACCCGATGGATTAAGCAGCAGAGCAAGTCCCAGAAAACGATTGTGATTGCCATTACGGCTAGCGCTTTTGAAGAAGAACGCCAGGCAATTTTGAATGTGGGCTGCGATGATTTTATCCGCAAACCTTTCCGTCGGGAAGAATTGGTGGCTAGAGTGGTACAACACCTGGCAGGGTAA
- a CDS encoding LemA family protein has protein sequence MGPLIFLIMLILVVGVVVVNIYNRLVTLRNRYQNAFAQIDVQLRRRYDLIPNLVETVKGYMKHERETLEAVIAARNGAVTASQQAAQAPGDPAAMQQLAGAEAILTGTLGRLFALSEAYPDLKANQNMAQLMEELRSTENRIAFARQAFNDSVTLYNTKREVFPSNLIAGTFNFQPAELLEESTPEVKEVPQVSF, from the coding sequence ATGGGGCCGCTTATTTTTTTGATTATGCTCATCCTGGTGGTGGGCGTTGTTGTGGTCAACATTTATAACCGCTTAGTGACGCTGCGAAATCGTTATCAAAACGCCTTTGCCCAAATTGACGTGCAGCTGAGACGCCGTTATGACCTGATTCCTAACCTGGTCGAAACGGTTAAGGGCTACATGAAGCATGAACGGGAGACCCTGGAAGCGGTAATTGCTGCTCGCAACGGGGCTGTAACGGCTAGCCAGCAGGCGGCTCAAGCCCCCGGCGATCCGGCAGCTATGCAACAACTCGCCGGAGCAGAAGCTATCCTCACTGGCACCTTAGGCCGCCTGTTTGCGCTGTCAGAGGCTTACCCCGATCTCAAGGCCAATCAAAACATGGCCCAGCTCATGGAAGAATTGCGCTCTACAGAAAACCGCATTGCCTTTGCCCGTCAGGCCTTCAACGATTCAGTTACCCTTTACAACACCAAACGGGAAGTTTTTCCTAGCAATCTGATTGCGGGCACGTTTAACTTTCAGCCCGCAGAGCTGCTAGAAGAAAGCACGCCAGAAGTGAAGGAAGTGCCTCAGGTTTCGTTTTAG
- a CDS encoding M48 family metallopeptidase: MNFFEHQEQARRNTTQLVALFFLAIALMILAFYLIPILGIRSAVDSRIGLWQPEFFFLTSAAILGIIGFGSLTKMAELRKGGSAVAQSLGGRQVSPQTRNSQEQQLLNVVAEMALASGTPIPTVYLLSREPGINAFAAGYSPDDAVIGVTQGCLDELTRDELQGVIAHEFSHILNGDMRLNLNLIGVLQGLLFVHILGRMLLRTGWEVSWFDFFGGDDDDSGRGGLLLVGLALAIIGSVGLMFGRLIKSAVSRQREFLADASAIQFTRNPAGLSGALRRIGGFSEGSKMRTPKAEEASHLFFGEAVTLNFMRDWLATHPPLKERIRRITGAKIVTPPTNSPVTPAPAFAEANVMGFQSGAAGSASCVTPAPSTPNAANTFMANVGTATPRQLAQAHRFLQTLPPALTTAVRSPDGAMGLVYALLIDSQPDVRLRQLQLLEADAVNIEARQVDQLAKMLRSMDARQHLPLLDLSVPALRALTPQQCAGFFKQIKALVQADGRLSISEYVLQLILQKRLRSHFQKKLAQPKAVTSLEAIWNDCQVVLTILAQVGHKKTQDAFYAFKAGLSRLPGAHKRDLPKTLLKVNLYDLGQSLKRLDPAVPKLKQAIVDAAAHTVLLDHDVTPQEAELLRAIVITLDCPIPPFLDSAPQPSKVSAKRH, translated from the coding sequence ATGAACTTCTTTGAACACCAGGAGCAGGCCCGACGCAATACGACTCAGCTAGTGGCCTTATTTTTTCTGGCGATCGCCCTGATGATTTTGGCGTTTTACCTGATTCCTATCCTGGGTATCCGGAGTGCAGTCGATAGCCGCATTGGCTTGTGGCAGCCTGAATTTTTCTTCCTCACCAGTGCGGCCATCCTCGGCATCATCGGGTTTGGGAGTCTCACCAAAATGGCTGAACTGCGGAAGGGAGGATCAGCCGTCGCCCAGAGTCTGGGTGGAAGGCAAGTCAGCCCTCAAACCCGGAATTCCCAAGAACAGCAGCTGCTCAATGTGGTCGCTGAGATGGCGCTAGCTTCAGGCACCCCAATCCCCACCGTTTATCTCCTCTCCCGTGAACCGGGCATCAACGCCTTTGCAGCCGGATACTCGCCTGATGATGCGGTTATTGGTGTCACCCAAGGCTGTCTCGACGAACTCACCCGAGACGAACTGCAAGGTGTCATTGCCCATGAATTTAGCCACATTCTCAACGGCGATATGCGCCTCAACCTGAATCTGATTGGGGTGCTTCAGGGGCTGCTTTTCGTCCACATTCTGGGGCGAATGCTATTACGGACTGGATGGGAGGTCAGTTGGTTTGACTTCTTCGGAGGAGACGATGACGACTCAGGCAGAGGGGGGCTGCTCTTAGTTGGCCTGGCTCTGGCGATTATCGGCAGCGTTGGCTTGATGTTTGGGCGACTGATTAAAAGTGCCGTTTCGCGACAGCGTGAGTTCTTGGCCGATGCTTCGGCAATTCAATTCACGCGCAATCCGGCTGGGTTATCCGGGGCGCTACGCCGCATTGGTGGGTTTTCTGAGGGGTCAAAAATGCGCACGCCCAAGGCAGAAGAAGCCAGCCATTTGTTTTTTGGCGAAGCCGTCACGCTGAACTTTATGCGTGATTGGTTAGCGACTCACCCGCCCCTCAAAGAAAGGATTCGTCGGATCACGGGGGCCAAAATTGTGACCCCTCCGACCAATTCCCCTGTAACCCCAGCCCCCGCTTTTGCTGAAGCGAATGTGATGGGCTTCCAATCAGGTGCAGCGGGTAGCGCTAGCTGCGTGACCCCGGCACCCTCGACCCCCAATGCGGCTAATACCTTCATGGCCAATGTTGGGACGGCAACGCCTCGGCAGCTGGCGCAAGCCCACAGGTTTTTGCAGACCTTGCCCCCGGCGTTGACCACGGCGGTGCGATCGCCCGATGGAGCGATGGGCCTGGTGTATGCTTTGCTGATTGATAGTCAGCCTGACGTGCGATTGCGCCAGCTGCAGCTGCTGGAGGCCGATGCCGTCAATATCGAAGCTCGCCAGGTAGATCAGTTGGCCAAGATGTTGCGATCGATGGACGCTCGGCAGCATCTGCCGCTGCTAGATCTCTCGGTGCCTGCACTCAGAGCCCTGACACCTCAGCAATGTGCAGGTTTCTTCAAGCAGATCAAAGCGCTGGTACAAGCCGATGGGCGACTGAGTATCTCAGAATATGTGTTGCAGTTAATTTTGCAAAAACGACTGCGCTCCCATTTTCAGAAAAAACTAGCGCAACCCAAAGCCGTCACCAGTCTGGAGGCGATCTGGAACGATTGCCAGGTTGTATTAACAATTTTGGCCCAGGTTGGACATAAGAAAACGCAAGATGCCTTTTATGCCTTTAAGGCTGGACTTTCTCGCCTGCCGGGAGCACATAAGCGAGACTTACCCAAAACCCTGCTCAAGGTCAATCTGTATGATTTGGGTCAAAGCCTGAAGCGGTTAGACCCAGCTGTACCTAAATTAAAGCAGGCTATCGTAGATGCCGCTGCCCATACTGTGCTGCTCGATCACGATGTCACCCCCCAGGAGGCAGAATTGCTGCGGGCGATCGTGATTACCCTAGACTGCCCTATTCCTCCCTTCCTAGACTCTGCGCCGCAACCTTCAAAAGTCAGTGCAAAGCGTCATTAA